One Harpia harpyja isolate bHarHar1 chromosome 11, bHarHar1 primary haplotype, whole genome shotgun sequence genomic window, aaataaaatgttttaacccTCCCACTCTGCAGAAATTGGACCTCCTCATCACCACCCTGGTCATAGATTGCCTCATCCTGGAATCAGCGAGCATCCTCCCTGGGGGGGGCCACAGCACCCAGATTTTGGGCCTCCCCCGCACGGATTTAACGGGCAGCCTCCTCACATGCGGCGACAAGGGCCCCCTCACATGAACCATGATGATCCTAGCCTGGTGCCAAATGTTCCCTACTTTGATCTTCCTGCTGGACTGATGGCTCCACTTGTAAAAGTAAGTCCTTGCAATCGGCCCTGACTAGTAGAATTAAAAGATCAAAATCCCATGGCCAATAATAGGGACAGTTTAACATGGACATTTATAATTTCAAATCTTTCCATCCAGCAACCATCAGCCAAAGTTGTTGTGGGGAATacaagggcaggagcagggggagaagGTAGTGAAAATAGTAAAATTTTCAAGTGTTGTGTCCCCGTGAAAGCCGTTTGAGCTTATATATGTGAAAGTCTTAACTTTTGAAAATCTTACTCCTGTTTTTAGCAAATAGAAATCACCAGAGATTTTCAGATGGGCAGAGGGACCTTGCAGTTCTGATGTGGCCACTGTGTACTAGTTTTTGGTATTCAGAGTTCTTTCTTACAAAGATGTTTTGCAACACTAATGTTATATATACAAAGAGTGATAGAGAACAGGAGAAGTATCTGTATCAGCATCTTCGGGGATATATACATTTATGCATTAGGTCTCTTCCATCTCTAACTTTGTGTTACACTCAGCATACACCAGCTTTTGCCAGGCTTCCATCCAGGCACTGTTATCACAAAGGTGGATAGGTGAGATCTGCATTTTATCTACCTGGCGATCCAGTTAATGCTGCAACCTGTGTAGCGCTGGCTTTTCTCATAGAACTCAAAATGGTAGTGATAGCACGAGAAAGCATTGGGTCATCTGCAGAATACTTATTTCTGGACCATTTGTTATCCAATAGTGAAATGTGAGGTCCCTACACAGTTAAATCTATATTTATCTCTTCAGGTAGCCACCCCATGACACATGACACGaatgtaatttgttttgtttccgGCAGCTTGAAGATCATGAGTATAAACCTTTAGATCCTAAAGATATACGTCTTCCACCCCCAATGCCCCCCAGTGAGAGACTACTGGCTGCGGTTGAGGCATTTTATAGTCCACCATCTCATGACAGGCCTAGAAACAGGTAAGAGTAGGTATAGCTAACAATATGGTAAGGAAAATGCCCTAAGAAGCTGTCTCAAACCACGAAGTGCCTCTCTCTTCCTTCGCCTGTGTCTTGGTTCTTCTAATGCTGAAATGAGTGCTCTTGTTGTATTTTAAACTGCACACACTGTTTGATCTTACACTGAGATTTGTGAGACCTTTTTGCCCAGGTCCTTTGTTCCCTGCAAAATCTAGCGGAAATCCTGAACGTCTCCGTTGATCAAAGTAGAATTTTACAGATGTCGGTTCTATGTGTGGTTGATTTATTGCAGTGAAGGCTGGGAGCAGAACGGACTGTACGAATTCTTCAGAGCTAAAATGAGAGCGAGGCGGAGGAAAGGTCAGGAGAAGAGAAATAGGTGAGAGATCCTGTCTGCTGCCTTCTGAAGCATGCTTTTTGTTTGGAAGCTGCTTGGAATACCTTGGGCTAAATGCAGAGGGAAAGCATTCAGCACCATGCTGATGGAATAACTGAGTTTCAACTTGCTGGAATTTCTCTAATCTGCAGAAAATAGTTTTTGCGACACTCCAGTCTTCACTGGATTGTCTGCAGAAATACAGTGCTTGTGTGTAATTTGAATTTAATCAGGGGTATATTTGCATCTGCCGTGCTTCTCCCAGGAGTTTCACTGGAGTTTCTCTGCTTTTATCTGTGCAGTGGGCCTTCTCGGTCTCGCAGTCGGTCTAAAAGCCGAGGTCGCTCATCCTCCCGGTCCAATTCACGATCTTCAAAATCATCTGGCTCCTATTCGAGGTCACGATCTCGCTCTTGCTCCCGATCACGATCGTATTCGCGCTCCCAGTCCAGGTAGAGTGCAATGGGCTGAATCTCGGGAACTGgcagggtgggaaaaaaaccagccctCAGGGCTGAATGAGGAACTGTGGATGTTGCTCTGGTAACTTGCGCATCTGATCTTGTGTGCTCTCCCTTTCCAGAAGCCGGAGCAGGTCCCGCTCTTCTCATAGCCGCTCGCGATCACGGTCACGCTCAAGGTCGAAATCGTACTCCCCAGGAAGGCGGCGCCGGTCCCGCTCTCGCAGCCCCACTCCTCCGTaagcttttctctgtttctctttttacCTGGGTTGTTTGGAAAAGGACCGACGAGGGTGCTTTCTCATAAGCTGGGTATAATAAGCATTTGAACAAATAGtagaaaagaagatggaaagcaGATTTAGAAACGATGTATATGCGATATATGCTTATAGAGAGAATATTACTCTGTTGGGGTGGCTTTTTGTTAAAACACTGTGCAACTATGAAGGCTTTGTATGCCTTTCTAGGAAGCAGGAGGAATCCTGTGAGTAGTCTCTGTTAGGAAGACCATAGTGTTTGATTTCCCATGTATTGAGAAGCAGGTAGGGTGTTTATGGCACCTTTGTGACACCATAATCCAGTAGCTTTATAAAAGAATAGCTTAGTAGAGTGGATGGGATTATATTGGGCGTTAATGTTTAACAGAATATAAAAGACCTTGCTTTTTGTCAGAACAGGATCACTTGTTctaaatttgttctttttatttccttagttCTTCTGCTGGTTTGGGCTCCAGTTCTGGGCCTCCTATACCAGAATCAAGacttggagaagaaaataaaggccATCAAATGCTAGTGAAAATGGGTAAGATGCTGTTCTGGAATCTTACACGAGCTAGGAAACAAAATCAGGCACCAAACTCTTGGACACAATTAATTAATGCATGTTCATAAGTAATTATCCCTTGGTATTCCAAGGTCAGCGTAAGGATATTCAGAGGTATGAGTATACAGAACATGGAGCAGTGGTGGTAGTTGCCTTTCTGGGAAGGATATGGAAGACAAGGATCTGAGTTTGGCATCAGATAGAACCTACCTGCCCCGAGGTATTTCATCACCCTGTAACGTAATCAGCAGGGTTGACTGGACAGATCGGGCTTGCGCCGTCTTTCCCCTTGCCGCCTTAGACATTTTTAGGGATAGTGCTGATGTTTGTCAGCTCCCAGAATCTCTGCATATTAATGCTTTGGAAATAAACGGGACAGTTCATATGTTGCTTCAGGCAGGCTGTTACCATCCTGCTGTATCAAATTTGATGCTTGCTTTGGTTGTTTCCAAAATGtctatgtctgtctgtctgcagacTTCTAGTAACAAATAGTTACAGGATCGCAATGTTGTGTCCTTTCTGCAGGATGGAGTGGATCTGGTGGATTGGGAGCCAAGGAACAAGGAATTCAGGATCCAATTAAAGGAGGGGATATCCGAGACAAATGGGATCAATATAAAGGAGTGGGAGTTGCATTAGATGACCCTTACGAAAACTACCGAAGAAATAAAAGTTACTCGTTTATCGCACGCATGAAGGCCAGAGATGAATGTAAGTGAATGTTTCTAAGCAATTTAAAAAACTGTGCAGACTTGATAGCGATTTTGTCCTATTTACTGTAGACTgtaaacccaaaccaaaagactAGTAACTCTTAATTCTGTCTAATGTAATGGACACAATAAAACAACAGGTAAGTAGACATACACTGTGATTAACCCAGCATCTTTGCCCTTTTAGGAGTTGTGTTGTATTctcatttctgaaacattaaTTCATTAGCCTGTTCTGTGTAAGCTGCTTCCTGGCTGCAATACCAAAAGCCTGCATCTTTGAATGTTATCCTTAAAAAACAGGAGCAATCCCAAAGGTAGAGGAGGGAGCCACGCCACACGAGGGATGGTTGCCAAAGCAGGAAGGTCTCTGTGGTTGGGATGAAGTTAGACCATGCTTACTGTTTTTCCCTGCCCAACTCCTGAGTTTCCTACAATTAGCGCTGCGTTCTGCCAAAGCCAGAACTGGTAATAAATTCACTGTAGTGCAGGAAGGGTTCCAAAAAAGTGGAGGTGCTTCCTGAGAGATGAAGACAATTACCCAAATGATGGATTCTTGCAGAGAGTCTGTGCTAAGTAGAACAACTACATTTGGCAatgactaaaaggaaaaaaattggcaTGCTAAATGAAAAGTCACTTCTGCCTATGGCTGCAGTAGATCTGTGTAATCAAATGGGTTCAAATAAAGCCCAAAAGGAAAAACTCCTTATTAATAGAGCCCTCATTCCATGAAACATTTCAGACAGCTTAGGTAACTGCAGAATGTGTAAGAACTCTTTTCCCTATTGTTTCAGTGAAGCGTGAAACGCAAGACCCTCCACCACCCGAATAAGACTCTCTGAAGAAAGATGTCTTGCATCTTCTACAAAACATTAAACTTGTATAAATCCGGATTAAAGTCTGGAGGAAGTGAcaaatgaattacttttaaaactaTGGTGAAAAATGGAAAGCTATGACATGTACTTCAACACTTGTCGTTTAGTCTTTAAAAAAGGCCAGTCATTACTATGACATGTCTAGCAAGTTTAagaatttccatttattttgcaaaattttttaATTAGTTACCCATTTTATACTAGAATTAAACCCCAGTCAAGCTATCCCTGGTGCAGGATTGTGATTCATTCATTCCTGTGGAATACAGAGGTTATCTGATACGGTTATATGTTCTCTAGTTCCATAATGTATGTTTATTTCTCTCAAAAGGTTAATTCTATTTGAAGTGGAGGGGTGCTGCCTTGGGATCAAGTCAGACTGATGCTGAGCAGTGTATCCTAATGTCTAAATGGGGAATGAAGCATCTAGTTCCAGTACAGGTGACCTATGAGCACTGTGCAAGCTTGTTAGAACCTACCCTACAACTTAACGCCCCTACACACCAGCTGCTGCAGTCACAACTCTGGTCAGAACACGAGGGTTAACTGTTCTAGCTTTTCAAGCGCTCTAAGGGATGTTCAATGCTTTGTAATGGAAGACATTCTTtaagctttttatatttttgtatatacCCTTTAATAAAAGCTAATTAGTTCAATAGAAGAGAATCCATTTTCTCTGCTCTGCAAGTTTCTAACAATGAAACGTTCTTGGAAACTTCCTTTaatctaaatgagaaaaaaaaaaaaaaccttttgtaACTGTTTCCAGAGACCACCAGCTAAAGATGTTAGGCCCTTACACTGCACTTCCACTCCAGAGGTCTGCGTGGTGGTAACCTCTTCCAGCGTCATTTGTTTGTATAGCAGAAACCCTCTTAAAACCATTCAGTTAATATGGTGAAATATCAGTTTGTTCTAGATCTACTGTAGTTGTGGAACTGTAACTGTCTGTGAATCAGCATACAACACCTGTATGTTACCAACTTGTGAATTTTATTGTTTTGCCTTccaataaacactttttttttaataaaaagaaaacagtggctCCTATTTCAGAGTAAATGGATTCCCATACAATGGCTATAAGCCTTCCTTGTATTGAATTTATCTTAACTGtgcctgtgtttggttttgtagtAATCTGGCAAGGCTAATTATACATAAACACTGCTTAAATATGGCACTGAAGGCAGGACGTGGTATTTTTCTACTGTGATCACACTCCTCTGGTGCCATAGTACAGACTTTCATTTCTATGATGATCACAGGTGTGACCAGAGAACACACCATCTACACCATAAACATGCATCCTGTGATGACTTACCGTGCTCCCTTTGGAGAGAAgggttttcttggtttcttttttgctgaaCACTGGCATAGGCTGGCTGAAGGTTCCTGCCTATCCCTGTATCATGGACATTAGTACGGAATTCAGGTATAggaaaataacagtaaaatacaTAGCAGTTAGTGCAAATCCTTCTAGCACAGAGTTTATAGCTTTTTATCTCTGCAATTTGGAAGGGTTTCTTGTTCCAGCTTGACTTCCATAACTGtaaattttacttaaaattcaAAGAATCAAAGCAGTTTTTCCTCCTGTGCTTTCTGAATTTCTTCCCGTGCTTGCTCAATTGTTAGAGGTGGGGATTTGTGATTCTTGAtgtactgcaaaaaaaaagttaatacaCAAATTTCTTTATTATGTAGACAAATATTTTCTagtatttaataaataataaatcttcATGTCAAGACACCTGCACTTTTCTATAATAGCAACAGAAACTGATACTTCTGTTGCAGCACTAGGAAGATCCTTGCTTGTTGAGGACAGCTAAACGCTACAGCAGAAAGCTTACGTTTTCAAAACTATGGCCTTCAGTAAGACTTCAGTGTTTTTTTACTGTATAAACTCCTGACTTGTTATTAATATGGGCACAAGCATTAGAGTATTCTTCTTCTATGAAGTAATTTATTCAATGATAATACAAACTTTATCTGATTAATTAATAATATGCAAAGAAAATTTGTTTGCTGCAACTACTAGAAGTGTTTGGAGAGGAGTAGATGCTCACTCTCTCTAGGCTGCTGTCTAGGCTATCAGAAATACCTCTTTAGCCTCTTCCAGGGTATGGTAGTGGAACTTCTCGTTCTCTAATGACTCCACAAGGGATAAGTGAAGGTGGTGAATGTTCTCTACAAACTGCTGAGTCAACATCAAGTGCTGTTTCAACATGGCATTTAAAACAAGAACTGACGGGCTGTACGCTGTCAAGGCTGCAAGAAATGGAGAGTATATACTTTAGTGATATGTTACAGTCAGATAGTAAGGGCTAAACAATCCAAGAAGGACTTAGATGCATAAAATGTAGTAAAAAAGAATAGTAATAAACGTGTTTTTCAGTACCTTCTACTGCATCCGTGCTGACGACGTGACTGGCAATAGGTACTGGATCAACATAACTGTTTCCTACCGGTGGGTCAAGTACTGCAGTGGTGTTTGCTGTGTATAGGAGAAAATCAGAATTACCGGGTTTGGAGGGTGGAATGGTGTAGCACTAGAACTCGGTTCATCTTCAGCAGTCTCTTGGGACATCAGTTGCCATAAGAACTGCTATAGAGCCTAACAGGAAACTGTCAGCCAAAAAAATGCTAGAATAGTTCTATGACCTCCACAGTTTCTTTACTCTCACGTTCACAACACATGCCATCGCGGAAGGCATCTTTTCTAACCTTAGACAGAGTAAAAATAAAGGCTTTTGTACTTGATAGAAGCTCCTGGTTTCAAGCACACCCgagtttctattttctcctccttgaATGTGGCAAGAAGTGGCTTTTCCCACTTTTTCCTTTAAGTAAAGAGAGGTAGGAACAGAGCTACCCCTCAGAAACAGTTAAAGGTTACGGCGGTCTTTGGTAAATGGGGCCATAGTGCTTTCCCAAGAAACAAAGACAATGCAGAAAAGAACTGTATGATGGGTGATCACTTTAGTAACAATACAATGGTATTGTTTACAATAGTAAAGATACAATAAAAATGTTGAATTCTGTTTGAGAATATTACTGGGGCTATTGCAAGCTCTGTCACTAACACCACCTCATCCACCCAGTgttcctgttgggttttttttcagcaaaaaccaGTTCCAAGTTCTTATTCTGTTGTTCAATCCCAATCTTTTCTACAGACAGCAGATTAAAGTGTTGGGCTTTAGaaagtttttaatttaacatcAGCCAGGGGAAGCTAGTACTGAAACTAAGAACTCTATCAAGGCTGACTAAGGCtagcatataaatatattttttatatatatattatttatattccatataaaatacaaatatgtaaaaattGCCTCAATAGGGCAATACCTTGTGAACTTACTCTTTGACCAGCAATAGGTGAATGGAGGATCCACTGTCTGAACCGCAGTTTCTTTGACAGTTATTCTGTGTACCTGGTCCTGCTGGTCTCTGGTAAATAAAGGTGACGATGCTGACGATGGGTGTTTTCCAGAATACGTGAAGCTCTCAGAAAGTTCCTCTGACATTTTTGATACAGATTCCCTGTCTGTTGTAGACAGAGACTTTTCAAAGTCTTCAGAATATTCTGAATTAACAGTTCTCTCATCATGATCAAGATAATCCTGTTTGTGTCCAGGGAAATCTGCAGAAACTCCACTCAAATGCTCAGAGATTTCAGCTTCAGTCACAGTTTTTTCAATATCCCCTTCGGAAGCATCATTCACACCAGTTACTGCACTTGTCATTTTAAGAGAAGTTTGGTCTTTTTCCACCAGGAATGTATCTTTTTTTTGATTTCTGTTTGATTCTTGAGTAACTTGAATGTCTGTCCCctgtaaaacaaaacagctgTATGTTAGAAGAATCAGCAAAATATAACCTAGAATATGCCTCCGTTATTCTTCATCTGTTCAGCTATGTATCACTGAGTTAGCTACTGCtttattaggaaataaaaatgttgctcTTCTGTGTCACCCCACAGACTGTGCAGTGCTGTTACATTTAGTAAGGAAATGcagacactaaaaaaaaagaatttggtcAGGTTTCAGTAGACTCTAAAATCCTGAGGTAACCCTTACAGCTAGTGAGACATGCCCACTGCAGATAGCCTATGAGTAgaacagaagtatttattttagaatattcACCCTCCACCAAACAAAGGCAGAATAGAAATATGTGCTAGTAGGGAATTTCTACTTACTTTCTGCTTTAATTCTGCTGCCTCACTGGTGATATTTGGTGCCAAATCATCGAGGCTCAGGATATTCAGTCTGAAGTCTGCAATCAAATGACATATCGTCATGAGAATTTGCATGAAGATTACAGTACACTTTCCCTTAAGTGAGAAaagcggaaaaaaaaaattagtactaCAGTCCTAGTTTAAAGTGTAATACTAAAAAGTAATAGCAGTCAATCACTCTAAACCTTTAACTCAGCAGCTCTTTCTAAAGTTTCCTCTTTTGCCTGTTGGCAGATCTAACCCAAGAGATTCTTGCTGCCCCTCCTTCACACTTGTTCTCACTCACACCAATTAGTACATTGTCCCATTGATATATGAAAACTATTCTAAATGTTGTGATTCTTTTGATGTCATAAGTAAGTATCACCCAGGGAAGGATCATTAAACTGAACCCATTAAatcaaaagccaagaaaaatacaaatacgttacattagaaaaaagaaacagatcaaCATAATTCCTTTGATAAAGCCTTGGTTTATGTAAGATTACACCAATGAATCCTTTCAAAGTGAGTATTTGCCCATGTTTATTAGTAAATTTATCAGTAGATTATTAGTACAGTTCATGCCAAATCTACTGAGACAATATTTTAGAACGAACTTACCATCTGAGCTGCTGCTAGTTGAATCTTCTGCAtcatctgcttttgaaaataattcatctaatgattttatttcacttctgtcACTTTCAAGCGATATTTGGCTTTGCTTGGTGTTGCCTGTTCTAGGCGGAGTAATCTTTACGGTATTGTCTTTCATGGAAGAAGACGGCGATTGAGATCTCATGTTATGTCGTACTGACAGGTTTCTGCTGGCTGGTGAAGGTGCTGGCGAATTACCTCTATCAAAACCATTTTTCTCTGAGTCTCTGCTATGAAAAGAAGATGTTTTAGATGCCTCTATCAGTGAAATTTCCTTATGAGATGGAGGAGGCATTCCTGACGAAACTGGAGTCTTACTCTTTTGAAGAACATGAAAAAGAGATGtgttatttcatttattatgtGTAGATcactaaaaaggaaaataaattataatgGGTAAAAcgcagtaattttaaaatgtgaattgaaGCTAAATCATATAATGAGCAAGctacaaatgcaaaattaaaatttagTTTCTGGTGTTATGTAAAAAGTGACCTACCACTTAAAACAGTTTCATGAAAgtgtaaatacaaatatataatcCAGCAAAGTCTGTATTTACCTTTCCACCCCATTTAGAATCACTTACAACAACCTTCCAATTCTCATTTCCACTGGCAAACTCCAAAGAGCCCTCCATCAATTCTCTCATTTCCTCTTCATCACTATCCAAACCAAGCTGTTGTTTAACCATAACCTTCTTTTCAGGGCTTTGGATGCTTTCCTCTTCCTTAGAACAGGCATTACTGAGGGTTGTATTTCCACCAGCGGTAGCATAATTCTTCAGATATTTCTTGCCCCTTCCACCATGTTCGTGACTGGAAGCAGATGAGAAGGACTCTTCGTCCAAAGGCTTCTGGCCCAAGTCAATGTTTTGCAATTCCATCTGCTTTTTTCGATTCATGATTTTGCTTTCTAGCTGGGCCACTTTCCTCAGAGCTGAGCTCGACCGCGTGTGGGAAGCGCTACCCAGTGCGCTCTTTGCTTCGTGTCTGTTCGCTGTCCGCCCAGCACTTCCCGATGTCTGGCACCACCGGCTTCCAGGTCCGTTTTCGTTGCGCACCTTTAGGAATCTGCTGGGGCAGAACAGAGCTCTTCCACTTTTCTCCAACTCTGGGTCAACCACAGAGAGGTCACTGCAGGAGCGAGGAAGGACGCTGCGGCCGGCTGTGATGGTTCTCCCACGGGGAGCATCGCTGCGTCCCTGCCGAGAAGAGGATGCAAAGAGCCCTCAGAGGCGGACGGCCTAGTTCAGCTCCCCGGACTGAGCGGACACCCCCGCTCCCCACGGCCCTGCCCTCCGTCCCAGCCTGTGCCGGGTCCCCTCCTCCCGCGCTCCGGTGTGGGCCCTCCCCACAGGCGGCTGAAACACCGGCTCGGGGCCCGCCGCTGCCCAGACACAGACCGAGGGCGGCTGGCGCTGAGGCCGGGACGAGAGTGGGCGCCTCACCTGCCCTCGGCCTGGGGGCGCCATCTTCGCCCGAGCGATCGCAGCCATCCGGGACGGACCAGCCTGaggcggcgccggcgccggcggctccCTCAGACCGGGGCGTATCCCGGAGACCGGGACTCCCCAACATCCCGTCCTCTCATTGGCTCCGCGCAAAGTTGCCCCCTCCCCCTGGCGCACCCATGCTTGGGCGTAACCAGCTAATCCCAAGAAGGCAAACCCGTGAGAGGGCCGACTACAAGCCCCAGCATGCATTTCGCCGGGCGGGCACGTGGCAGCCCGCTCCTCCCTCGGGGGCCGCTAAGCCAATCTGATTCCGTTTCACGATAAGCGAGGGAAGCGCAGCCAATCAGAGCTCGCGGCGGAAAAGGCGCCAGGCCGATGTTGGTCGGAGGCGCGAGGGCATGAGTCCCTGTGAGGGCGGCAGCGGCCATGGCGGCGGCTGGGCTGAGAGGGCGCGGTGGGAGAGTCCCGGCCGTCGTCGCGCTGAGGCTGGCCCTGCTCCTCGGAGCCGCGCTGGGCTCTGCCCGGGCCAGGGTGTATTTCCAGGAGCAGTTTCTGGACGGAGGTTGGGCGAGGGCGGCGGGGGGTAAAGGGGGTGGTGGGACAGCTGCCGGTAACGGCTGtgtgagctggctgggagggagccCCCCCCCCTCAAGGTACCGTGCTTATTGACCCCGTTTTTGTGTTGTTGCTGGTGTTGGCCTTGCGGGACAGTCAACTGGCAGAAGAGGTGGATTAATTCTGAGTACAAGGCAGACCTTGGGAGGTTTAAGCTCACTGCAGGGAAGTTTTACGGACATCCGGTGCGAGATAAAGGTATGCGGGTTTCATTCAAAACACGCTATGGGAGCCGTCTCTAGACTTGGGAGTTTGCCTTTATAGATGTGCCATGCATGgcaatgaaagtattttttctttgcaaatggaGAAACATGTAAGTTTGACTATTACACTAATATCTCTACAGGTCTACAAACTAGTGAAAACTCTAAATTTTACGCTATCTCCTCACGATTTAAACCATTTAGTAACAAAGGGAGGACTCTGGTTATTCAGTATACTGTGAAACATGAGCAGAAGATAGATTGTGGTGGGGGATACGTTAAGATTTTTTCCTCAGACTTGGACCAGAAGAACCTAAGGGGAGATTCACATTATTACATCATGTTTGGTGAGTTTACAGTTATTTCTTGATTACTAAAATACTGTCGCTACTGTTGTGCA contains:
- the C11H19orf44 gene encoding uncharacterized protein C19orf44 homolog isoform X1; translation: MHAGACSRPSHGFAFLGLAGYAQAWVRQGEGATLRGANERTGCWGVPVSGIRPGLREPPAPAPPQAGPSRMAAIARAKMAPPGRGQGRSDAPRGRTITAGRSVLPRSCSDLSVVDPELEKSGRALFCPSRFLKVRNENGPGSRWCQTSGSAGRTANRHEAKSALGSASHTRSSSALRKVAQLESKIMNRKKQMELQNIDLGQKPLDEESFSSASSHEHGGRGKKYLKNYATAGGNTTLSNACSKEEESIQSPEKKVMVKQQLGLDSDEEEMRELMEGSLEFASGNENWKVVVSDSKWGGKSKTPVSSGMPPPSHKEISLIEASKTSSFHSRDSEKNGFDRGNSPAPSPASRNLSVRHNMRSQSPSSSMKDNTVKITPPRTGNTKQSQISLESDRSEIKSLDELFSKADDAEDSTSSSSDDFRLNILSLDDLAPNITSEAAELKQKGTDIQVTQESNRNQKKDTFLVEKDQTSLKMTSAVTGVNDASEGDIEKTVTEAEISEHLSGVSADFPGHKQDYLDHDERTVNSEYSEDFEKSLSTTDRESVSKMSEELSESFTYSGKHPSSASSPLFTRDQQDQVHRITVKETAVQTVDPPFTYCWSKTNTTAVLDPPVGNSYVDPVPIASHVVSTDAVEALTAYSPSVLVLNAMLKQHLMLTQQFVENIHHLHLSLVESLENEKFHYHTLEEAKEYIKNHKSPPLTIEQAREEIQKAQEEKLL
- the C11H19orf44 gene encoding uncharacterized protein C19orf44 homolog isoform X4, translating into MAAIARAKMAPPGRGQGRSDAPRGRTITAGRSVLPRSCSDLSVVDPELEKSGRALFCPSRFLKVRNENGPGSRWCQTSGSAGRTANRHEAKSALGSASHTRSSSALRKVAQLESKIMNRKKQMELQNIDLGQKPLDEESFSSASSHEHGGRGKKYLKNYATAGGNTTLSNACSKEEESIQSPEKKVMVKQQLGLDSDEEEMRELMEGSLEFASGNENWKVVVSDSKWGGKSKTPVSSGMPPPSHKEISLIEASKTSSFHSRDSEKNGFDRGNSPAPSPASRNLSVRHNMRSQSPSSSMKDNTVKITPPRTGNTKQSQISLESDRSEIKSLDELFSKADDAEDSTSSSSDDFRLNILSLDDLAPNITSEAAELKQKGTDIQVTQESNRNQKKDTFLVEKDQTSLKMTSAVTGVNDASEGDIEKTVTEAEISEHLSGVSADFPGHKQDYLDHDERTVNSEYSEDFEKSLSTTDRESVSKMSEELSESFTYSGKHPSSASSPLFTRDQQDQVHRITVKETAVQTVDPPFTYCWSKTNTTAVLDPPVGNSYVDPVPIASHVVSTDAVEALTAYSPSVLVLNAMLKQHLMLTQQFVENIHHLHLSLVESLENEKFHYHTLEEAKEVFLIA
- the C11H19orf44 gene encoding uncharacterized protein C19orf44 homolog isoform X2, which encodes MAAIARAKMAPPGRGQGRSDAPRGRTITAGRSVLPRSCSDLSVVDPELEKSGRALFCPSRFLKVRNENGPGSRWCQTSGSAGRTANRHEAKSALGSASHTRSSSALRKVAQLESKIMNRKKQMELQNIDLGQKPLDEESFSSASSHEHGGRGKKYLKNYATAGGNTTLSNACSKEEESIQSPEKKVMVKQQLGLDSDEEEMRELMEGSLEFASGNENWKVVSKTPVSSGMPPPSHKEISLIEASKTSSFHSRDSEKNGFDRGNSPAPSPASRNLSVRHNMRSQSPSSSMKDNTVKITPPRTGNTKQSQISLESDRSEIKSLDELFSKADDAEDSTSSSSDDFRLNILSLDDLAPNITSEAAELKQKGTDIQVTQESNRNQKKDTFLVEKDQTSLKMTSAVTGVNDASEGDIEKTVTEAEISEHLSGVSADFPGHKQDYLDHDERTVNSEYSEDFEKSLSTTDRESVSKMSEELSESFTYSGKHPSSASSPLFTRDQQDQVHRITVKETAVQTVDPPFTYCWSKTNTTAVLDPPVGNSYVDPVPIASHVVSTDAVEALTAYSPSVLVLNAMLKQHLMLTQQFVENIHHLHLSLVESLENEKFHYHTLEEAKEYIKNHKSPPLTIEQAREEIQKAQEEKLL
- the C11H19orf44 gene encoding uncharacterized protein C19orf44 homolog isoform X3; the protein is MAAIARAKMAPPGRGQGRSDAPRGRTITAGRSVLPRSCSDLSVVDPELEKSGRALFCPSRFLKVRNENGPGSRWCQTSGSAGRTANRHEAKSALGSASHTRSSSALRKVAQLESKIMNRKKQMELQNIDLGQKPLDEESFSSASSHEHGGRGKKYLKNYATAGGNTTLSNACSKEEESIQSPEKKVMVKQQLGLDSDEEEMRELMEGSLEFASGNENWKSKTPVSSGMPPPSHKEISLIEASKTSSFHSRDSEKNGFDRGNSPAPSPASRNLSVRHNMRSQSPSSSMKDNTVKITPPRTGNTKQSQISLESDRSEIKSLDELFSKADDAEDSTSSSSDDFRLNILSLDDLAPNITSEAAELKQKGTDIQVTQESNRNQKKDTFLVEKDQTSLKMTSAVTGVNDASEGDIEKTVTEAEISEHLSGVSADFPGHKQDYLDHDERTVNSEYSEDFEKSLSTTDRESVSKMSEELSESFTYSGKHPSSASSPLFTRDQQDQVHRITVKETAVQTVDPPFTYCWSKTNTTAVLDPPVGNSYVDPVPIASHVVSTDAVEALTAYSPSVLVLNAMLKQHLMLTQQFVENIHHLHLSLVESLENEKFHYHTLEEAKEYIKNHKSPPLTIEQAREEIQKAQEEKLL